One stretch of Pongo abelii isolate AG06213 chromosome Y, NHGRI_mPonAbe1-v2.0_pri, whole genome shotgun sequence DNA includes these proteins:
- the LOC134760951 gene encoding heat shock transcription factor, Y-linked-like, with protein MHSHSTCIQASGHIVNFITTTTSQYRNIIPLQNCFLGLIVEPSALPTRYPVVLVYEAPHPNLLPVGKPWLQMRTIPDTSAVPHSRPDLQPSQLDKYHPNYK; from the coding sequence ATGCACTCTCATAGCACCTGCATCCAAGCAAGTGGCCACATTGTGAATTTCATTACAACCACAACTTCTCAATACCGCAACATAATTCCCTTGCAAAACTGTTTTCTGGGGCTGATAGTGGAACCATCCGCTCTTCCAACAAGATATCCTGTGGTATTAGTCTACGAGGCTCCACATCCTAACCTGCTACCAGTAGGCAAACCATGGTTGCAAATGCGTACGATACCTGATACATCAGCTGTCCCTCATTCCAGGCCAGATCTTCAACCATCACAACTGGACAAATATCACCCTAATTACAAATGA